The Nostoc sp. 'Lobaria pulmonaria (5183) cyanobiont' genome window below encodes:
- a CDS encoding DUF4363 domain-containing protein — translation MKRFQLMSSVAGISLLALVGCNSPEQPTTQTTPAVTPNASAASAPATTSTTSNSSLLTIVSKTKAAVTSGNFVQAKKEFDQFEDAWKEVEDGIKVKSPNNYETIETNMDRVTEELKASKPQKEKLLTTLQSLEKTITAVSKS, via the coding sequence ATGAAGCGTTTTCAACTAATGTCGAGCGTTGCAGGTATCAGCTTGCTAGCTTTGGTAGGCTGCAACAGTCCCGAACAACCTACTACCCAAACTACCCCAGCAGTGACTCCTAATGCTAGCGCAGCATCAGCCCCAGCGACAACATCCACTACAAGTAATAGTAGTTTATTAACTATCGTATCTAAAACTAAAGCCGCCGTTACATCTGGCAACTTTGTTCAAGCTAAAAAAGAATTTGACCAATTTGAGGATGCTTGGAAAGAAGTTGAAGACGGTATCAAAGTTAAATCTCCTAATAATTATGAAACTATAGAGACAAATATGGATCGAGTTACAGAAGAACTTAAAGCTTCTAAACCCCAAAAAGAAAAATTATTGACAACATTGCAGTCATTAGAAAAAACGATTACTGCTGTTTCAAAATCTTAA